One genomic segment of Aquamicrobium sp. includes these proteins:
- a CDS encoding GntR family transcriptional regulator has translation MAAIPELPRSVAAIAAQHLEREIIEGRLNPGARLIEEEWAEKFGISRGSFREVLRILETAKLVEIIPRRGAHVARVNRRDVEEIYILRKHLFELAYMYATANMTEEHLKVFRTIVDDMERVAARGDVVEFSALSQKFDDLVLDVADIVRLRMVVEFLGKQTIRYRYIGFKIPGRIERSLAAHRAILEAFEARDGERAGATVYDVIEWAGKSILTSVFGNGAEEQEVAPDGRARRRRQSGL, from the coding sequence ATGGCGGCAATACCCGAACTGCCGCGCTCTGTTGCCGCGATCGCGGCACAGCATCTCGAGCGCGAGATCATCGAGGGGCGCCTGAACCCGGGCGCGCGCCTCATCGAGGAGGAATGGGCCGAGAAGTTCGGGATCAGCCGGGGTTCGTTCCGCGAGGTGCTGCGCATCCTGGAGACGGCGAAGCTGGTGGAGATCATCCCGCGCCGGGGCGCGCATGTCGCGCGGGTCAACCGCCGCGACGTCGAGGAGATCTACATCCTGCGCAAGCATCTCTTCGAGCTGGCCTACATGTACGCCACGGCCAACATGACCGAGGAGCACCTGAAGGTGTTCAGGACCATCGTCGACGACATGGAGCGGGTCGCGGCGCGCGGCGACGTGGTCGAGTTCAGCGCCCTGTCGCAGAAGTTCGACGATCTGGTGCTCGACGTCGCCGACATCGTGCGCCTGCGCATGGTCGTCGAGTTCCTCGGCAAGCAGACCATCCGCTACCGCTATATCGGCTTCAAGATTCCCGGGCGGATCGAGCGGTCGCTTGCCGCCCACCGCGCCATTCTCGAGGCGTTCGAAGCGCGCGACGGCGAGCGCGCCGGTGCGACCGTCTACGACGTGATCGAATGGGCGGGCAAGAGCATTTTGACCAGCGTCTTCGGCAACGGCGCCGAGGAGCAGGAGGTCGCCCCGGACGGCCGCGCGAGGAGGAGACGGCAGTCGGGATTGTGA
- a CDS encoding adenylosuccinate lyase family protein, translating into MESIVKEEEGYTLSSPLFEDLWSRAPMRRKFSDRDMVGGWVRAEVALARAQAELGLIPEDAAKAIAEAGRTHAFDMVAMRHGVTATLHQLMPFINQLRDACPGDAGQYLHWGATTQDIIDTGAMLRSKEAIAMIVEGLESLESALAALCEREAETVMAGRTHGQQALPITFGFKVANWLSEVRRNIDRLKAMSERVFVVSIVGAVGTSAYMGPKGLEVARKVAADLGLGWDPVSWQAARDRLGEMLSTMILTGSSLGRIGHELAVLQKTELSEVHEPHGPEQVGSSTMPQKRNPSIAEGVLSAGLMLRAQAGLAMELMATEHERDDSRWQIDSRIVPEVFLLLDGQIGNLTYLVEGLEVDRERMRANIVDEIAGEPMMRALASFLGRHNAHDVLHECFMTAHEKRIPILDALSANEAVSAHLNREQLRSLMDPASYLGVAVEVARNEARRAR; encoded by the coding sequence ATGGAGTCCATTGTGAAGGAAGAAGAAGGCTACACCCTGAGCAGTCCGCTGTTCGAGGATCTCTGGTCGAGGGCGCCGATGCGCCGGAAATTCAGCGACCGGGACATGGTCGGCGGGTGGGTCCGCGCCGAGGTGGCGCTGGCGCGCGCGCAGGCAGAGCTCGGCCTGATCCCGGAGGATGCGGCTAAGGCCATCGCGGAGGCCGGCCGCACCCACGCGTTCGACATGGTGGCGATGCGCCACGGCGTCACCGCGACGCTCCACCAGCTGATGCCGTTCATCAACCAGCTGCGCGACGCCTGCCCGGGCGATGCGGGGCAGTATCTCCACTGGGGTGCGACGACGCAGGACATCATCGACACCGGCGCCATGCTGCGCTCGAAGGAAGCGATCGCGATGATCGTCGAGGGGTTGGAGTCGCTGGAATCGGCGCTGGCGGCGCTGTGCGAGCGCGAGGCCGAGACCGTGATGGCCGGGCGCACCCACGGCCAGCAGGCGCTGCCCATCACCTTCGGCTTCAAGGTCGCCAACTGGCTTTCCGAGGTTCGCCGCAACATCGACCGGCTGAAGGCGATGTCGGAGCGCGTCTTCGTGGTCTCGATCGTCGGCGCGGTCGGCACCTCCGCCTATATGGGGCCGAAGGGGCTGGAGGTTGCGCGCAAGGTCGCGGCCGATCTCGGGCTCGGCTGGGACCCTGTCTCGTGGCAGGCGGCGCGCGACCGCCTCGGCGAGATGCTGTCGACGATGATCCTGACCGGCTCCTCGCTCGGCCGCATCGGCCACGAGCTCGCCGTCCTCCAGAAGACCGAGCTGTCCGAGGTCCACGAGCCGCATGGGCCGGAGCAGGTCGGCTCCAGCACCATGCCGCAGAAGCGCAACCCGAGCATCGCCGAGGGCGTCCTGTCGGCCGGGCTGATGCTGCGGGCCCAGGCCGGCCTCGCCATGGAGCTGATGGCGACCGAGCACGAGCGCGACGATTCGCGCTGGCAGATCGATTCGCGCATCGTGCCGGAAGTCTTCCTGCTGCTAGATGGCCAGATCGGCAACCTCACCTATCTCGTCGAGGGGCTGGAGGTCGACCGCGAGCGCATGCGCGCCAACATCGTCGACGAGATCGCGGGCGAGCCGATGATGCGCGCGCTCGCCTCCTTCCTCGGCCGCCACAACGCGCATGACGTGCTGCACGAATGCTTCATGACCGCGCATGAGAAGCGCATTCCGATCCTAGATGCGCTGAGCGCGAACGAGGCCGTCAGCGCGCATTTGAACAGGGAACAGCTTCGGTCGCTCATGGACCCCGCGTCCTATCTCGGCGTTGCGGTCGAGGTCGCCCGCAATGAGGCCCGCCGGGCACGATGA
- a CDS encoding amino acid ABC transporter permease: MNAILNNWEYMISGLRYTFALALVGIVGSFLFGCVLATLRLSPYLPVRLAAKAFIELVRSVPLLLFIFFTYFLMTELGYNVSAFVSGSIALAVFTSVYVAEIIRSGILGVHPGHVEAARASGLSYLQTMRYVVLPQAVRRMMPSLSSEFIMLVKETSLVSVIGVQEFYTRVSITNARVLVHPFELLAFAAVVYFCICFVLSLIARRYELRSDI; the protein is encoded by the coding sequence ATGAACGCGATCCTGAACAACTGGGAATACATGATCTCCGGCCTGCGCTACACCTTCGCGCTGGCGCTGGTCGGCATCGTCGGGAGCTTCCTGTTCGGCTGTGTCCTCGCTACATTGCGCCTGTCGCCCTACCTGCCGGTGCGGCTGGCGGCCAAGGCCTTCATCGAGCTGGTCCGAAGCGTCCCGCTGCTGCTGTTCATCTTCTTCACCTACTTCCTGATGACGGAGCTGGGCTACAACGTCTCGGCCTTCGTCTCGGGCAGCATCGCGCTCGCGGTGTTCACCAGCGTCTATGTGGCGGAGATCATCCGCAGCGGCATCCTCGGCGTGCATCCGGGCCATGTGGAGGCGGCGCGCGCCAGCGGGCTCAGCTACCTGCAGACCATGCGTTACGTGGTGCTGCCGCAGGCGGTGCGCCGCATGATGCCGTCGCTCTCCTCCGAATTCATCATGCTGGTCAAGGAAACCTCGCTGGTCTCCGTCATCGGCGTGCAGGAGTTCTACACCCGCGTCAGCATCACCAATGCGCGCGTCCTCGTCCATCCGTTCGAGCTGCTGGCCTTCGCCGCGGTCGTCTATTTCTGCATCTGCTTCGTGCTCAGCCTCATCGCGAGGCGATACGAGCTCAGATCCGACATCTGA
- a CDS encoding TonB-dependent receptor, with amino-acid sequence MIALSAALTSPAQAQGVTELDTINVDGGRQGTAASGYKRERLQSKKATAELKNTPKTVTVVPEQVIEERGATDLVEVLRNTPGISLDAGENGFSSGGNSVFIRGMNATGNVFTDGARDNGSYTRDTFNIEQVEVVKGAGGENGRSTGGGYINMATKTPTTENFIRGSTRIGFDDDGRTRTRGTIDVNRVVDDFAFRFNAMGEGGDIFGRDVADMKTWGIAPSLAYGLGTDFRAIFAYEHVRRDETPDNGVAYNRNPGEGGRPNVVAIPGAGPRGTSGSFLPRDTYFGAPTDYNDVESDAFLARFEYDFNDSITISNQTRWSSVDRSSVYRVPSAGAALPGNQYYNRENTTLTNLTNVSAQFETGTWRHSLSAGLEFSRERADAIHGNPDAASPTTSEVGVDTVAAYLYDTIELNEKWLVNGGLRAERYSVDIRGNGTIPGTGSNAYSDSRTTLSGNIGVVYKPRPEGSIYASYGLTHLPHGSLLSNPDISRGIDQAFPGFVAGAKPVVAHNYEVGVKWDFLDGGLSVTGALFRTEKKNVAYPRSNVSLPTDPDIVYGDQVVQGIELGVAGNITERWSLFGGLVLLNSERKHGAEVDRALQRTAPNSNDYLPGTGTVSPGFTGVTTTNGDELAFTPKFTANVWTTYDVTEKLTLGGGFQYVGDSWIGRPDDATRVIPNGKFGKLPGYFLVNLMASYAVNDNVTLRFNIDNVFNETYLTTTNWNGSWGYLGAPRTYRFGTSFKF; translated from the coding sequence ATGATTGCGCTCTCGGCCGCCCTGACCAGCCCCGCCCAGGCGCAAGGCGTGACGGAGCTCGACACGATCAATGTCGATGGCGGCAGGCAGGGCACGGCGGCCTCCGGCTACAAGCGCGAACGGCTCCAGTCGAAGAAGGCGACGGCCGAGCTGAAGAACACGCCGAAGACCGTGACGGTCGTCCCCGAGCAGGTGATCGAGGAGCGCGGCGCGACCGATCTGGTCGAGGTGCTGCGCAACACGCCCGGCATCAGCCTCGACGCCGGCGAGAACGGCTTCAGCAGCGGCGGCAACTCCGTCTTCATCCGCGGCATGAACGCCACCGGCAACGTCTTCACCGACGGCGCGCGCGACAACGGCAGCTACACGCGCGACACCTTCAACATCGAGCAGGTCGAGGTGGTGAAGGGCGCCGGCGGCGAGAACGGCCGCTCCACCGGCGGCGGCTACATCAACATGGCCACCAAGACGCCGACCACGGAGAACTTCATCCGCGGCTCGACGCGCATCGGCTTCGACGACGACGGCCGCACCCGCACGCGCGGCACGATCGACGTAAACAGGGTGGTCGACGATTTCGCCTTCCGCTTCAACGCCATGGGCGAAGGCGGCGACATCTTCGGCCGCGACGTCGCCGACATGAAGACCTGGGGCATCGCCCCCTCGCTCGCCTACGGCCTCGGCACCGACTTCCGCGCCATCTTCGCCTACGAGCATGTCAGGCGCGACGAGACGCCCGACAACGGCGTCGCCTACAACAGGAACCCCGGCGAGGGCGGCAGGCCGAACGTCGTCGCCATCCCCGGCGCCGGCCCGCGCGGAACGTCTGGCAGCTTCCTGCCGCGCGACACCTATTTCGGCGCGCCGACGGACTACAACGACGTCGAGAGCGATGCATTCCTCGCCCGCTTCGAATACGACTTCAACGACAGCATTACCATCAGCAACCAGACGCGATGGTCGAGCGTCGACCGCTCGTCGGTCTACAGGGTTCCCAGCGCGGGGGCGGCGCTCCCGGGCAACCAGTACTACAACCGCGAGAACACCACGCTGACCAACCTGACCAACGTGTCGGCGCAGTTCGAGACGGGGACGTGGCGGCACTCGCTGTCCGCCGGCCTCGAGTTCAGCCGCGAAAGAGCGGACGCCATCCACGGCAACCCCGATGCGGCGAGCCCGACGACGAGCGAGGTCGGGGTCGACACGGTCGCGGCCTATCTCTACGACACGATCGAGCTGAATGAGAAGTGGCTGGTCAATGGCGGCCTGCGCGCCGAGCGCTACAGCGTCGACATCCGCGGCAACGGCACCATCCCCGGCACGGGGTCCAACGCCTACAGCGACTCCCGCACCACGCTGAGCGGCAATATCGGCGTCGTCTACAAGCCGCGGCCCGAGGGAAGCATCTACGCCTCCTACGGGCTGACGCATCTCCCGCACGGCTCGCTTCTGTCCAACCCCGACATCTCGCGCGGCATCGACCAGGCGTTCCCCGGCTTCGTCGCCGGCGCGAAGCCCGTCGTGGCGCATAATTACGAGGTCGGCGTCAAGTGGGACTTCCTCGACGGCGGCCTTTCCGTCACCGGCGCCCTGTTCCGCACAGAGAAGAAGAACGTCGCCTATCCGCGCAGCAATGTCAGCCTGCCCACGGACCCCGACATCGTCTATGGCGACCAGGTCGTCCAGGGCATCGAGCTCGGCGTCGCCGGCAACATCACGGAACGGTGGAGCCTCTTCGGCGGCCTCGTGCTGCTCAATAGCGAGCGCAAGCACGGCGCGGAGGTCGATCGGGCGCTTCAGAGGACCGCTCCCAACAGCAACGACTACCTGCCGGGCACCGGCACGGTCTCGCCCGGCTTCACCGGCGTCACCACCACCAATGGCGACGAGCTGGCCTTCACGCCGAAATTCACCGCCAATGTGTGGACGACCTACGACGTGACCGAGAAGCTGACGCTCGGCGGCGGCTTCCAGTATGTCGGCGACAGCTGGATCGGCCGCCCGGACGACGCCACCCGCGTCATCCCCAACGGCAAGTTCGGCAAGCTGCCGGGCTACTTCCTCGTCAACCTGATGGCGTCCTACGCTGTCAACGACAACGTCACGCTGCGCTTCAACATCGACAACGTCTTCAACGAGACCTATCTGACGACGACCAACTGGAACGGAAGCTGGGGCTATCTCGGCGCGCCGCGCACCTATCGCTTCGGCACCAGCTTCAAGTTCTGA
- a CDS encoding amino acid ABC transporter ATP-binding protein, producing MSGIVITNVSKFYGAFHALKDVSHSMAEGTVTVILGPSGSGKSTLIRCINGLETIDAGSVSVNGVDVFDRKTNMNRLRSSVGMVFQQFNLYPHMTIMQNITLAPRKVKGMSADQAQKRALELLDRVRIADQANKHPAQLSGGQQQRVAIARALAMDPKVMLFDEPTSALDPEMIGEVLDVMVDLARDGMTMVVVTHELGFAKQVADEVVFMDGGKIVECGKPEAFFANPTDPRARQFLSSVVH from the coding sequence ATGAGCGGCATCGTCATAACGAACGTCTCCAAGTTCTACGGGGCGTTCCATGCTCTCAAGGACGTCAGCCACAGCATGGCCGAGGGCACGGTCACGGTGATCCTGGGGCCGTCGGGCTCCGGCAAGAGCACCCTGATCCGCTGCATCAACGGGCTGGAGACGATCGACGCGGGCTCGGTCTCGGTGAACGGCGTCGACGTCTTCGACCGCAAGACCAACATGAACAGGCTGCGCTCGTCGGTCGGCATGGTGTTCCAGCAGTTCAACCTCTACCCGCACATGACGATCATGCAGAACATCACCCTCGCGCCGCGGAAGGTGAAGGGGATGTCCGCCGACCAGGCGCAGAAGCGTGCGCTCGAGCTGCTCGACCGGGTCAGGATAGCGGACCAGGCGAACAAGCACCCGGCGCAGCTTTCCGGCGGCCAGCAGCAGCGCGTGGCGATCGCCCGGGCGCTGGCGATGGACCCGAAGGTGATGCTCTTCGACGAACCGACCAGCGCGCTCGACCCGGAGATGATCGGCGAGGTTCTCGACGTCATGGTCGATCTCGCCCGCGACGGAATGACGATGGTGGTCGTCACCCACGAGCTCGGCTTCGCCAAACAGGTGGCCGACGAGGTCGTCTTCATGGACGGGGGCAAGATCGTCGAGTGCGGCAAGCCGGAGGCGTTCTTCGCCAACCCCACCGACCCGCGGGCCCGGCAGTTTCTTTCCAGCGTCGTGCACTGA
- a CDS encoding transporter substrate-binding domain-containing protein has product MSRGSWNLFSIAGACGLAMLVSACSSSEETKSDVDPSAATWQGIESKGKVVVGVKYDTIPYGFVPQGQETPVGFDIDLVTEIAKRWGVELELQPVTSANRIANLTTSKVDFIAASIVHTRERDEKIDYSVTYIAESMKLMVPMDSPINAIADLDGKTVALAQGSIQSQMMKQMNPQARVLEMKDWADVYLAVQQGRADAAFDTAGSLGSAVAAAKDAGVSLKVVGEDGIGNSPFAFGVRQGDALVRDKLNFTLMDMVEDGTYEAIFKKWWGTLYASTYQVEVWPK; this is encoded by the coding sequence ATGTCCAGAGGTAGTTGGAATCTGTTCTCCATTGCGGGCGCGTGCGGCCTCGCGATGCTCGTCTCGGCCTGCTCCTCGTCCGAGGAGACCAAGAGCGACGTCGATCCCTCGGCGGCGACCTGGCAGGGCATCGAGAGCAAGGGCAAGGTGGTCGTCGGCGTCAAGTACGACACGATCCCCTACGGCTTCGTCCCGCAGGGGCAGGAGACGCCGGTCGGCTTCGACATCGATCTCGTCACCGAGATCGCCAAGCGCTGGGGCGTCGAGCTCGAGCTCCAGCCGGTCACCAGCGCCAACCGCATCGCCAACCTGACCACGTCCAAGGTCGACTTCATCGCCGCCTCGATCGTCCACACCCGCGAGCGCGACGAGAAGATCGACTATTCCGTCACCTACATCGCCGAGTCGATGAAGCTGATGGTGCCCATGGATTCGCCCATCAACGCCATCGCCGACCTCGACGGCAAGACGGTGGCGCTGGCGCAGGGTTCGATCCAGTCGCAGATGATGAAGCAGATGAACCCGCAGGCGCGCGTCCTCGAGATGAAGGACTGGGCCGACGTCTACCTTGCCGTCCAGCAGGGTCGCGCGGACGCGGCCTTCGACACGGCCGGCTCGCTCGGCTCGGCGGTCGCGGCGGCCAAGGACGCCGGCGTCTCGCTCAAGGTCGTCGGCGAGGACGGGATCGGCAACTCGCCTTTCGCGTTCGGCGTGCGCCAGGGCGACGCGCTGGTGCGCGACAAGCTGAACTTCACGCTGATGGACATGGTCGAGGACGGCACCTACGAGGCCATCTTCAAGAAGTGGTGGGGCACCCTCTACGCCAGCACCTACCAGGTCGAAGTCTGGCCGAAGTAA
- a CDS encoding MmgE/PrpD family protein, with protein sequence MGNEAVTAVLADYALGDVARHVTGEALRQARDTLLDTVGVALAARDSVLVAVLAKTHAGSAGAAGSTIWTSGRRADPEIAAMVNGATAHALDYDDTNESIRGHLASTIWPVLLALGEEIRPSGRALAEAYVVGVRAAVAVADGMAIDDHYARGWHSTSTVGVVAATCAAARLLGMSAAQTRHALGLAGSMASGSRQNFGTMTKPFHAGLAARNAVLAATLARAGFEANPSMLEGPLGYYALMAGRARLAQVARSLDEAWTPARHGVSLKNYAVCYNLHRMCDAMAALKARTGLRPGDVERIDVAIEPQGKAPLIHSRPGAALECKFSAEYVLAALLHGRGLGPADFGDGILEHEALRSLMRRIEVCEQKMPPAGAPEWLEGYAVVTVTLRSGARLTERVDNPKGHWGAPFSREEIARKFRDCVAFGFPGADAAGLEEEILAVTEADRFEGFSRLPAQVPGRG encoded by the coding sequence ATGGGAAATGAGGCCGTCACCGCCGTCCTCGCCGACTACGCGCTGGGCGACGTTGCGCGCCATGTGACGGGGGAGGCGCTGCGGCAGGCCCGCGACACGCTGCTCGACACGGTCGGCGTCGCGCTCGCGGCGCGGGACTCGGTGCTCGTAGCAGTGCTGGCGAAGACCCATGCGGGAAGCGCCGGCGCGGCGGGCTCGACCATCTGGACGAGCGGGCGCCGCGCCGATCCCGAGATCGCGGCTATGGTCAACGGCGCCACCGCCCACGCGCTCGACTACGACGACACCAACGAATCGATCCGCGGCCATCTCGCCTCGACGATCTGGCCGGTGCTTCTCGCGCTCGGCGAGGAGATCCGGCCGAGCGGCCGGGCGCTGGCCGAGGCCTATGTGGTCGGCGTGCGCGCTGCGGTCGCCGTCGCCGACGGCATGGCGATCGACGACCACTACGCCCGCGGCTGGCATTCGACCTCGACCGTCGGCGTCGTCGCCGCAACCTGCGCCGCCGCGCGTCTGCTCGGCATGAGCGCGGCGCAGACGCGGCACGCGCTGGGCCTCGCGGGAAGCATGGCGAGCGGCAGCCGCCAGAACTTCGGCACGATGACCAAGCCGTTCCATGCCGGGCTCGCCGCACGCAACGCGGTGCTCGCCGCGACGCTCGCCCGCGCCGGCTTCGAGGCCAACCCCTCGATGCTGGAAGGGCCGCTGGGCTACTACGCGCTGATGGCCGGCCGCGCGCGGCTGGCCCAGGTGGCGCGGAGCCTTGATGAGGCATGGACGCCGGCGCGCCACGGCGTCAGCCTCAAGAACTACGCGGTCTGCTACAACCTTCATCGCATGTGCGACGCCATGGCGGCACTGAAGGCGCGCACCGGCCTCAGGCCCGGCGACGTCGAGCGCATCGATGTCGCCATCGAGCCGCAGGGCAAGGCGCCGCTCATCCACAGCCGGCCGGGCGCGGCGCTGGAATGCAAGTTCAGCGCCGAATACGTCCTCGCCGCGCTGCTCCACGGCCGCGGCCTCGGCCCGGCCGATTTCGGCGATGGGATTCTCGAGCACGAGGCGCTGCGATCGCTGATGCGCCGCATCGAGGTTTGCGAGCAGAAGATGCCTCCGGCCGGCGCGCCGGAATGGCTCGAAGGCTATGCCGTGGTCACGGTGACGCTTCGTTCCGGCGCGCGTCTCACCGAGCGCGTCGACAACCCGAAGGGCCATTGGGGCGCGCCGTTCTCGCGCGAGGAGATCGCGCGAAAATTCCGCGATTGCGTGGCGTTCGGCTTTCCCGGCGCAGACGCGGCCGGGCTGGAAGAAGAAATCCTCGCCGTCACAGAGGCCGACCGCTTCGAGGGGTTTTCGAGGCTTCCGGCGCAAGTTCCCGGTCGCGGCTAG
- a CDS encoding alpha-hydroxy acid oxidase, whose amino-acid sequence MSGPVPPDVVCAADYERHARERLPADIWAYIAGAGADGLTLTRNRAAFDRIELAGRVLADMRQASTATTFLGIDLPFPLLIAPVAHQRLVHPDGELASALGAASCGAAMCVSTLAGTTLEDIAARAAAPLIFQLYMQGGREAALSLVRRAEEAGYRALMVTVDAPVNGVRNDEQRAGFRLPAHVRPVNIEGMAGPVSRARPGESPVFKGLLDAAPRWDDIEWLRGRTSLPLILKGIVHPDDAERAIGLGADAVAVSNHGGRTLDTLPASIDALKAVAARVEGRVPLLLDGGIRRGTDILKALALGARACMIGQPVMHALAVAGPVGVAHLLVILRAELEVAMALTGRASIDAIDPATIWGSA is encoded by the coding sequence ATGAGCGGGCCGGTCCCGCCGGATGTCGTCTGCGCCGCCGACTACGAGCGTCACGCGCGCGAAAGACTGCCGGCGGATATCTGGGCCTACATCGCCGGCGCGGGCGCGGACGGGCTGACGCTAACGCGCAACCGCGCCGCCTTCGACCGGATCGAGCTTGCCGGCCGGGTGCTCGCCGACATGCGGCAGGCCTCCACCGCGACGACGTTCCTCGGCATCGACCTGCCCTTCCCTCTCCTGATCGCCCCCGTCGCCCACCAGCGCCTCGTCCATCCGGACGGCGAGCTGGCGAGCGCGCTCGGCGCGGCCTCCTGCGGCGCGGCGATGTGCGTCAGCACGCTGGCCGGCACCACGCTCGAGGACATCGCCGCCCGCGCCGCCGCGCCGCTGATCTTCCAGCTCTACATGCAGGGCGGGCGCGAGGCGGCGCTCTCCCTCGTCCGCCGCGCGGAGGAGGCGGGCTACCGCGCGCTGATGGTGACGGTCGACGCCCCGGTGAACGGGGTCCGCAACGACGAGCAACGGGCCGGGTTCCGGCTGCCGGCGCATGTGCGCCCCGTCAACATCGAGGGCATGGCCGGGCCGGTCTCGCGCGCCAGGCCGGGCGAGAGCCCGGTGTTCAAGGGCCTGCTCGACGCCGCGCCGCGCTGGGACGACATCGAATGGCTGCGCGGCCGCACCAGCCTGCCGCTGATCCTCAAGGGCATCGTCCATCCTGACGACGCCGAGCGGGCGATCGGGCTCGGCGCCGACGCCGTCGCCGTCTCCAACCATGGCGGGCGGACGCTCGACACCCTACCGGCCAGCATCGACGCGCTGAAGGCGGTCGCCGCGCGGGTCGAAGGGCGCGTCCCCCTCCTCCTCGACGGCGGCATCCGCCGCGGCACCGACATCCTGAAGGCGCTGGCGCTCGGCGCCCGCGCCTGCATGATCGGCCAGCCGGTGATGCACGCGCTGGCGGTCGCCGGCCCGGTCGGCGTCGCCCATCTTCTCGTCATCCTGCGCGCCGAGCTGGAGGTCGCCATGGCGCTGACCGGCCGGGCCTCGATCGACGCGATCGATCCGGCGACGATATGGGGATCGGCCTAG
- a CDS encoding Fe2+-dependent dioxygenase, with product MIVTIPDLITPEELAYMRQVLEGTEWVDGRVTAGSQAVKVKNNLQLPIESQTAQELGQIVLRALARSPVFTSAALPLRILPPMFNRYDVGMTFGAHVDGSIRALPGTGQRLRTDVSSTLFLTPPEDYDGGELVIHDTYGAHSVKLPAGHLVVYPATSMHSVTPVTRGSRWGSFFWTQSMVKDDWQRTMLYDLDRSIIRVREEMEDDDEAVVGLTAHYHNLLRHWSDV from the coding sequence ATGATCGTAACCATCCCCGATCTCATCACGCCCGAGGAGCTGGCCTATATGCGGCAGGTGCTCGAAGGCACCGAATGGGTCGACGGACGCGTCACCGCCGGCAGCCAGGCGGTCAAGGTCAAGAACAACCTACAGCTCCCCATCGAATCGCAGACCGCGCAGGAGCTCGGCCAGATCGTGCTGCGCGCGCTGGCCCGAAGCCCTGTCTTCACCAGCGCGGCGCTGCCGCTGCGCATCCTGCCGCCGATGTTCAACCGCTACGATGTCGGCATGACCTTCGGCGCGCATGTCGACGGCTCGATCCGCGCCCTGCCCGGAACCGGCCAGCGCCTGCGCACCGACGTGTCCTCGACCCTCTTCCTCACCCCGCCGGAAGACTATGACGGCGGCGAGCTCGTCATCCACGACACCTACGGCGCCCATTCCGTGAAGCTGCCGGCCGGCCATCTCGTCGTCTATCCGGCGACGTCGATGCATTCCGTGACCCCGGTCACGCGCGGCAGCCGCTGGGGTTCCTTCTTCTGGACGCAGTCCATGGTGAAGGACGACTGGCAGCGCACCATGCTCTACGATCTCGACCGCTCGATCATCCGCGTGCGCGAGGAGATGGAGGACGACGACGAGGCGGTCGTCGGCCTGACGGCCCACTACCACAACCTGCTGCGCCACTGGTCCGACGTATGA
- a CDS encoding amino acid ABC transporter permease, translating into MGSVNWNVVFGPEGRALFASGLWITVQLAFYAIVFSSLIGSLIAFGRVSKSPALRPLRVALTALVEFIRNVPVLVQLAFWYFGVFGLSSVQWFVSPLTSVYSIEFIAGACALIVYRSAYIAEAVRSGLQSVPRGQYEAAMATGLGYVTTMVRIITPQAYRMALPALINHYVGVTKNTSIVLVIGVPDLVFQAYTLTSRTFEVFLVMGTAVAIFVVLCTLVSTGFNALGSYLDRRWGYAQPSHGPRSVKSWLKALAA; encoded by the coding sequence ATGGGCTCCGTCAACTGGAACGTCGTGTTTGGTCCCGAAGGCCGGGCGCTGTTTGCGTCAGGCCTCTGGATCACCGTGCAACTTGCGTTCTACGCCATCGTCTTTTCGTCGTTGATCGGCAGCCTGATCGCGTTCGGGCGGGTGTCGAAATCGCCCGCCCTGCGCCCCCTGCGCGTGGCGCTGACGGCGCTGGTCGAGTTCATCCGCAATGTCCCGGTGCTGGTGCAGCTGGCATTCTGGTATTTCGGCGTCTTCGGCCTGTCCTCGGTCCAGTGGTTCGTGTCGCCGCTGACCAGCGTCTACAGCATCGAGTTCATCGCCGGCGCCTGCGCGCTGATCGTCTATCGCAGCGCCTACATCGCCGAGGCCGTGCGCTCGGGCCTGCAATCCGTCCCGCGTGGCCAGTACGAGGCGGCGATGGCGACCGGGCTCGGCTATGTGACGACGATGGTGCGCATCATCACGCCGCAGGCCTATCGCATGGCGCTGCCGGCGCTGATCAACCACTATGTCGGCGTCACAAAGAACACGAGCATCGTGCTGGTCATCGGCGTGCCCGACCTCGTCTTCCAGGCCTATACGCTGACATCGCGCACCTTCGAGGTGTTCCTCGTCATGGGCACGGCGGTGGCGATCTTCGTCGTGCTGTGCACCCTCGTCAGCACCGGGTTCAATGCCCTCGGCAGCTATCTCGACCGAAGGTGGGGATACGCCCAGCCCTCGCATGGCCCGCGCTCCGTGAAATCCTGGCTCAAGGCGCTGGCGGCATGA